The following nucleotide sequence is from Vitis vinifera cultivar Pinot Noir 40024 chromosome 14, ASM3070453v1.
ATAGGAATGAAGTCATTGGGAACTGTCCAGGATAAGAACTTCTGCCACTGACCAGTGACCACAAAAGCTTAATACTTTTCCAAGTTTTTGACTAGGAAATTGACTAATGATGGGAAAGTAGGTTCACCCTAAGGGAAATTTGCTTGCTTTTGTTTTACCCACAATGTAGGTTAACATGAAAGAATTTAAAAGGGTTCCAAGCATGTCATTAGTTTCTATGCCTCAAAGTTTTGTAAGTTTTAAGGCTGATGACCTTCTGAGTACTTTATCAAAATGCAATTCTTAGTTATGgaaaatagttgtcaaaaaaatatctttagaaaacaattcttcaatattttttagaataaaagtttattcGAAAAATTGGAATGttcttaatctattttttttttttatgtttttttatattttttttaaaaaataaattttgtctacaatgctttattttaatatatatatatagtttttacaattattttttaaaaataaaagtgatttaaaataaataaaatatggtaTTAGAAAATACTCTATTCTTGAACcaattctaaaaaactatttttaagaggATGCAGTTTCCAGATGGTCCTTATAAGAAGTAATCCAAGCTCTactaacaaaaagaaagaaaaagcatAAGATGAAGGATGCCTAAAGTGAAAGATGCATGGACCAACCATTTGCACTTTAATGGAAATAAAGTTTGATTATAGGATAAAGCATACATAGGCAATTTCTTGGTGATGGACAAAAACTATATTAAATTTGATAGCTACtacttttgagttttgaatATCAATTGTATGCAAAAATTTCCCTAGcttggaaaaaaatatacatacatGGTAACTAAATCATTTGCAAAAGAAATACCgtaaaattgaattaaacacCATCTAAACGACACATAATTAGGGCAAAGattgtataaaaattaaatgtattaGTGATCATCTTGGGAGCACATGATATGAAACTTAAAATACGTTAgatgatgattttaaaaagtatttttagtctTTATATTCTAATACttaaacaatatctacatataACCCAATTTTGGTGGTGCTTCGATCCAATTACCAGATTAACTTTAGGTATTCCTTGAAgttgaataaaatgatggaaaatttgACACTAACaacattataattaattttcaacccCTCCACTTCCAAATACTAAATGCCACTGCACTGAATCATATGATCAACTCAAGTACTGGTTCCAATGCACTGAACTAAGCCATATGCAACAAGATTGAAGGGAATTGAATATCATTATTTATGATTACTGGTCCCTTAAGTGTCACAGTCTCTACAAATTCTTTCTAATTTACCAATATAAACCATCTTCAAACAATTATATTTTGTGTTCTCAAACTTCTCATGGTAGCAAGAAATTATACAGAACTCATGATCATGATGAACCCTAACAACACTATAACCTTCAACCCCAACACCTCCAAATACTCGGTCAACTTCGCCGGAAAAACCATAGAAACAACCCTAACAGACAAAGCAGCCATAGTTGACGAATGGGTGCAAGAAATCCTCTCCATATATGCAGGAAAGCCCATGGTGGTTGGCCTAGACATCGAGTGGAGGCCTAACCGGATCCCATCAATGAGCAACAAGTCTGCCACCCTGCAACTCTGCATCAACAACAAGTGCCTCATCCTTCAACTCTTCTACATGGATGAAATCCCACAATCTCTCAAGGGTTTCCTTTTAGACTCGAACTTCACTTTTGTGGGGGTTGAGGTTGGTGCTGACATTGACAAGCTTAAGAATGAGTATGGCCTAGAGTGCAGCTGCAGTGCAGACGTTAGGATTCTTGCCATGCAGCGGTGGCCTGGGCGGTT
It contains:
- the LOC100252882 gene encoding 3'-5' exonuclease, whose protein sequence is MMNPNNTITFNPNTSKYSVNFAGKTIETTLTDKAAIVDEWVQEILSIYAGKPMVVGLDIEWRPNRIPSMSNKSATLQLCINNKCLILQLFYMDEIPQSLKGFLLDSNFTFVGVEVGADIDKLKNEYGLECSCSADVRILAMQRWPGRFRRPGLKDLAWEVVNLRMKKPKHVCMSNWEARVLNENQVEYACIDAYASYRIGHKLIIEKY